From the genome of Aspergillus oryzae RIB40 DNA, chromosome 4:
GAGGTCGCCTGGGTAGTTTGTTAGCACAAAACACCACGCACAACACGACGACAACTTGGATGATGAAAACACTCAAGGTCATAAGAAACGGATCGGAGAGTCCGACTGTCATAGTTCCCGGTGCTAGGGGACTCTGGTAGCTTGATTCTGGCGAGCAAATGGGTGATTGATCAACCGCGCTCCTGACATTACACCATGGCTGGATCAAGGCTTCTTGACCTGCTCTTATATTTGGAGCTAAGTTGCAATGCACCTTTCTGGAGCGTGCAACTGTTTCATATAgttgttgaagaaattcGCGGCTCTTGCCGAATCTGGTGGAACCACACATCGTGACTTGCGTATACGGCACAAGTCACATGGCCGAACAGCCCTTCGTGGGCGTACGGTTTTAGTGAGCGACGACTGCCTGCTCTTCAGGGTGGAACTGGGTGAAGCCATCATACCAAATGCCCAAATCATACAGCACAGTACCTTGATTATTTATAATTGGCGCCTATTGCTGCAATAATGGCCACCAATCGGGTTGAAGACCAGAAACAGCTTTTGCACTGACCGCACGCGATGtccagtacatacatacagttAATATATGTAGGTAGAAAGTGCGCCCAAACTCTCGAGGGGCGGTAAGCCTCGACAGAAAGTACTACAAAGTATTATATCTTAGCATGTCATACTATTCGTAAATTGGAAAAAGTTCACTAATTAATCGAAACTCCCCCGAATGTTACTTGTCACATAACTATACCACTTTGAAAGGGCGAGTGTCAGTAATTATCCCCCCTGGGGCACCCCTGATATTTGGCGCCATTTCCCTGGCGTAGCATACCGGCACATCTCTAGCATCATTATCTTTCTATTATGGGCAACgcttcatcattcattgatGGTATTACTCATAGTGTCTCGTTAAAGGTTCAAATTGACGCATAGAGTTCCACTAGCGTTGTATATACATAAAGCCGAGAAAAGTGGAGCACAACAAGCcaaacaaaaaataaaataaaataaaataaaataaaagagataAAGTGAGGGTATTTGGGGTATATGACTTTGGCCGTCCTGCGACGATGCGTCTTGTTCATGTTCATGCGGTCGTAACAAAGGAAATCCCAAACGGAATGCAATATCAAAACATCATGATGCAGTGAGTGAAAATCTTCAAAGCCACATATGCGATATGGTTTTAGAAATACAGGTAGGACAATCTGGTGGGGCCTGTCGTGCAATCTGAAGAAGGACTGAAATCTGAATGGAAAAGGGAGATGATAAAAGCCAGGTGTAGTTTGAGACGAGGGAGTTTAGATGAAATTCCCATTTACTTGCATCGAGGCACCTCCTTCTTTACCCTTCTTGAGGGCCTTGGCAAGCATCAGCTCTCGCATCCAGTCAATGCGTTCATCTCGAGTTTTGACCGCAAAATGATGGCTCTTAACATTACTATTCCCAAACAATGcctttttctcattttcctttgtcgAAGGAATCAGGGAAAAGGCGAAGGCTGCATTATCTTTGCTGATGTTGTTCCCGCTGCGTAGGACTGACCGTTTGAATGCGGCGGTCAATTTGGAGCTTGTAGCTAGTGATGAGCAAGCAACGGCGAAATCATCGACGTCGATCGAATCCAGAGCCTGGGAGTTGCGAATGGCAGCAAGCTCATCCTTGTGCATAGCCAAATTAGTTCCACGCAAGGTAAAGTGCGCATCTTGCCATTCATGACGAAGGAATCGAGCCTGTTTCCGCTTTTTCATATACCCACTTTTGGTCACATCTGGGTCCGAGGAGAGAGAGGTATCTGAGGAGCTGGGGTTGTGGAATCCTATACGTGGGCTTCTCTTCCTTAAATCTTCGGGATCCTCGATAGGGGTGAGTGGCCTTCCCTGAGCACGATGTTGCGGTGGGCTAGGTTGAGGGCGTAAGAAGGCGCTACGTGGTGCATGCCTTTGCTGGCGAAGTTGCATGAGGTTTCCATAGCGCATATCTGGCGGAACGGACTGAGAGACATCACGGCCCACAGGATCACTAGGGAGTGCAGTGATTGGGGCATCCATCTCGGAAAAAGGTGTGCCTCGACGATAATGGTCCATAGTTCTCATAGAACTGAACGGACCATACTGTTGGATTACGGTCGGGGAACCATACGTCTGGGTTGCCACGGACGGAGTGATCGTTCGCTGGGTTGTAACAGCTGTCGTAAGCTCATCCGAGTCATAGTCAGTAGGAATCTTCAACTTGGGTAGGTTACGAAGATTAGCAGCCATGTTGTTTGTGTGAGAAGTTGGGGGAGTCAGCGCAGGGACGGGTTCTGCGGGCTGTTCGGGATCTGGGGCTGGCTCTGGTGCTAGTTCAGATCCAGGGTCGCACGACTCCACGTGCTGGTAATTTAGAAATTGCCTAATACTTTCCTGTGGATCGAGTTTCTGAACCTCGTTTAGCGCTTCTTCACAGAGTCTAGGAGTCTCTTGGGCTGGCCCAAAGATGTCTGACGAAGCGACGATCGAAGGCCCAGCATCGGATGTAGGACGCAGGAGGTTCTTTGCCGTGTCTGGGTTTCCAGGATTTCCTGTGAGCATTGAACCTCCTGGCAGGAGAACAGCGTCAGGGAATTCCGCAgcgagcttctccagctggCGCTGGCGCTTTCTATACTTGGGACAGTTTTCTCCCTTGGAGCACTTATGGGGCTTAGGAAGAACCTGCTCAATACCGACAATGGAGACAGCTTCCCCTGCCACAACCTGCCGACTACCGTCCAGGCCAACGGCTTCCCTGGAAAGCACTTCTCCCGTCGGAGATACGGACACTGCATACGAGCGCCTATGGTCGATAGGTAGTTCTAGGTCTGGGGTTTTCCGCATAGTCGTGCGTAAATGGTTAATGGATGACATTAACTGATGACGTTTGCCAAATGATTTGATTCCGAGTTCCTTGAGATCATCGATTTGGAGACTTAGCAGAACAGAGCCGGTGATGTCGTTGACCATAAACTTCTCAATAACGTAGTCATCATATCCGGCGATATGCATCCAGTGTGCTACCTGGGTGGGCATCCAGCCTCGGATTtcactctcctccacctgcgAAACGTCTGGGTGCACGGTTGCGAAGGCCTTGGGAGTGCAAGGAGAGAATTGGTACCTATTCATTGAAGCCTCACCCGCAGAGAACTGGGACTTGGAGCTTGGGGTCTCAGTAAAATGGGCCCTTGAGTAAGGGTTTTCCGAAGAAACCTGGGAGCGAGTGCTCTTCGTCTCTGAGAACTGAGATCGAGCACTTGGAGGCTCGGAAAATTGGATCCTTGAATTTGGAGTTTCGGCGACAGAGAACTGAGGTCGAGTACTCGACGTCTCCGAGTAGAATGATCGTGCGGTTGGAGGCTCAGAGAATTGAGTCCTAGAGGTCGGGGTATCCGCAATGGAGATATTAGGCCGAGTACTTGACGTCCCAGAAAAATAGGTTTGAGCACTTGGAGGTTCGGAATATTGGAATCTCGAGCTTTGGGTCTCAGAGAATTCGGTTCTGGGATTCGAGCTCTCGGGAACGGAGAGCTGAGATTGAGCGCTCGGAGGTTCAGAGTACTGGAATCTCGATCTTTGGGTCTCAGAGAACTGAGCACTCGAGGTTAAGCTCTCAGGTACGGAGAGCTGGGACCGACCGCTTGGGGGTTCGGAATACTGGAATCTAGTTTGAG
Proteins encoded in this window:
- a CDS encoding uncharacterized protein (predicted protein) translates to MSFSAESLRNRRKAAPASLDVKNTAQFYPAWTVVKKRQSESTDFADTDFEYGSSDEESPRMSMGSFGRDSSSSLSTPELPTPDQAPNEPFSFQLDKRIKGPSGPHLFRSSIASYGSAPSTAEIDVYFERSPVQSQLAQAPYSGTQFSETPVTQSQYQFSPCTPKAFATVHPDVSQVEESEIRGWMPTQVAHWMHIAGYDDYVIEKFMVNDITGSVLLSLQIDDLKELGIKSFGKRHQLMSSINHLRTTMRKTPDLELPIDHRRSYAVSVSPTGEVLSREAVGLDGSRQVVAGEAVSIVGIEQVLPKPHKCSKGENCPKYRKRQRQLEKLAAEFPDAVLLPGGSMLTGNPGNPDTAKNLLRPTSDAGPSIVASSDIFGPAQETPRLCEEALNEVQKLDPQESIRQFLNYQHVESCDPGSELAPEPAPDPEQPAEPVPALTPPTSHTNNMAANLRNLPKLKIPTDYDSDELTTAVTTQRTITPSVATQTYGSPTVIQQYGPFSSMRTMDHYRRGTPFSEMDAPITALPSDPVGRDVSQSVPPDMRYGNLMQLRQQRHAPRSAFLRPQPSPPQHRAQGRPLTPIEDPEDLRKRSPRIGFHNPSSSDTSLSSDPDVTKSGYMKKRKQARFLRHEWQDAHFTLRGTNLAMHKDELAAIRNSQALDSIDVDDFAVACSSLATSSKLTAAFKRSVLRSGNNISKDNAAFAFSLIPSTKENEKKALFGNSNVKSHHFAVKTRDERIDWMRELMLAKALKKGKEGGASMQVNGNFI